A stretch of Lathyrus oleraceus cultivar Zhongwan6 chromosome 6, CAAS_Psat_ZW6_1.0, whole genome shotgun sequence DNA encodes these proteins:
- the LOC127097407 gene encoding uncharacterized protein LOC127097407 — protein MEQGDDAKSPSNSQQTVSDDDEIDYSTKPEFYDPELDEKDENWIHKKRHGRDSDAVLCCPACFTTLCLECQRHEKYLTQYRAIFVTNCKIEDRQVTSQSSSKSRKRNRRDREFGGSDEKLKQVCCAVCSTEVGVFDEDEVYHFFNALPSEC, from the exons ATGGAACAAGGAGATGATGCCAAATCACCCTCCAATTCACAACAAACTG TTTCTGATGATGACGAGATTGACTACTCAACCAAACCGGAGTTTTATGATCCTGAACTTGACGAAAAGGATGAAAACTGGATTCATAAAAAAAGACATGGACGTGACTCTGATGCGGTGCTTTGCTGCCCCGCTTGCTTCACCACACTCTGCCTAGAATGTCAAAG GCACGAGAAATATTTGACACAGTATAGAGCAATATTTGTTACGAACTGCAAGATTGAGGATAGACAAGTAACGAGTCAAAGTAGCTCAAAATCAAGAAAAAGAAATAGAAGGGACAGAGAATTTGGTGGGAGCGATGAAAAATTAAAACAAGTATGCTGCGCTGTTTGTTCAACAGAGGTAGGTGTCTTTGATGAAGACGAGGTTTATCATTTCTTCAATGCACTCCCTAGTGAATGCTGA